DNA from Bacteroides zoogleoformans:
CTGGCGGCTGTGTTTACCTGCAATTTTACCAATCACATGTATGCTCTGGCAGCCGAATTGCTGAAGAAGTATCGGCTTCCGTTCCATGTCTTGTTGCCTCTGATAGATGAAACTGCCCGTAAGGTACATGAGTTGGACCCTCTTGCTTCACAAACCGGACCGGCAGTAAGATATGATAAGAATGTGATTGACGAACATATGCGCATGCTTGCCGACGAGCCTGAGATACAGGTGTTGTATCGCTTGTTGAGTGAGAGCATCCACCGGTTGGCAGGTGGCGCTTAAAAGAGACTGTAATGATTAGATATATAAAAAAATAGCGATGAGTACCATAAATTATGATTTGAAGAAAATAAAAGCCATGATTTTTGATGTGGATGGTGTGCTAAGTGCCAATGTTATTCCGATGAGTGCAGAGGGAGAGCCGTTGCGTACAGTGAACATAAAAGATGGTTATTCACTGCACATGGCCGCCAAACAAGGGGTATTGCTGGGTATCATAACCGGCGGCCGTATGGAAGCTGTGCGCAAGCGTTTCATGGCTTTGGGATTTGCAGAAGAGAATATCTATATAGGATCTTCTGTTAAAATTCATGATTATCGGGATTTTCGCAGCCGGCATGGTTTACATGATGAAGAAATACTCTATGTAGGCGATGACATTCCCGATTTGGAGGTGATGCGTGAGTGTGGCCTGCCTTGTTGTCCTAAAGATGCGGCTCCCGAAATAAAGGCGGCAGCTCGTTATATTTCGCATGCAGAAGGCGGCTATGGCTGTGGACGTGATATTGTGGAGCAGGTACTGAAAGTAAAGGGGCTTTGGTTGGCCGATAAACAAGCTTTCGGTTGGTAAATTATCGAAAATCGTTAAACTGAAAATAAGATGTTGTTTGATAATCTGAAGAAATATAAAATTATTTTAGCCTCCAACTCGCCACGCCGGAAAGAATTACTGTCAGGCTTGGGCGTGGAATATGAAGTAAGAACCTTGCCCGATGTGGACGAATCTTATCCTGAAACATTGAAAGGGGCAGCTATTCCTCTTTACATATCCGAAGAAAAAGCAGATGCCTATCGTGGCATGATGCAGCCGAATGAACTGATGATTACGGCAGATACCATTGTGTGGTTGGATGAGAAAGTTCTCGGAAAGCCTCGAAACAGGAAAGATGCAATGCAGATGTTAAGGGCTATGTCGGGGCGCAGTCATGAGGTTTTTACCGGTGTATGTCTGACCACGACAGAATGGCAGCGTAGTTTCACTGCGGCTACCGAAGTGCGCTTCTCCAACTTGAGTGAAGAAGAGATTGTCTATTATGTGGACAAGTATCAGCCGATGGACAAGGCAGGAGCGTATGGAGTACAAGAGTGGATTGGCTTTATCGGAGTAGAGTATATTTCAGGGAGTTATTACAATATAATGGGACTCCCCGTACAGAAACTGTACAGGGAGTTGTTGAAGATTTAAAATCTACTGTTTTTTCTTTCAACTATTCATTGATGGCCTGGAGAACAAGATGAACCTGCCGGGCAATGAAGCGGGTTGTTTAAATCATATCCAGCATCAATGGAATATCTTCTTCGGCAATACCTTTTTTGAGGAGGATATTTCGGTCTCTGTTGAACATTTCCAAGAAAGCTTCCCGGCTGTTGCTTTCCATAGCTGCTTTACTGTAAAGTTCGGCAGCTTTCTCTGTATTGCCTTGCTTCCAAGCTACATGTCCTGCATTAAGATGGTCTATGGCAATCGGCCGGGAAGATAGAACTTTCTCGTAATATTTTATGGCTTGCTCGTCTTTGTTGCAAATAAATGAACACCATCCGATGGCACGCCACGTTTTGATGTTGTCGTTTTCAATAAAGTCCAGTTTGAAGAAATATTGTAGCGCCTCTTCATATCTTTCTAATTCGGCAAGGCAACTGCCGACGTAGAAGAGTATGTTGTGATTTTCCGGCTGTATGCTTTCAGCCTTTTTATAATACTTCAGCGCTGTAGCAAAATCTTTCATTTGCCGATAGCAGGTTGCCAGATGTCGGATTGTCCATATATGTTCAGGTTTCAGAATGTCCGCTTTCAAGTAGGCGTTTACAGCTTCTTTATATCGTTTCTCTTTTTGCAGGCAATAGCCCGTTTTTTGGAAAATATCGGCATTTGCCCGGTTCATGTTTATCAAGCTCTGATAAACATCCAATGCCTTTGCCGGATGTTCCTGGAAAAAATGATATTCGGCAACGGCTGTCAGCAATTCGGGCTTGTGCAAGATAGCTTGCAGCTCAGGAATACGGTGCAAGGCTATCTCTTCTTTAAAGATGTCCCGAAACTCATGCCGGCGGTGATTGAGCTTGAAGAAGCGGTATAAATCATGGATATATTGGTTGCTGATTACATCCGGTCGTTGGGCATATTGCTGCATGGTAGAGGATTGGCTTTCGTCCATCAGCTCATTCAAGTCCTGCGAAGTTATTTGGTTGAACATGGTTCTGCGTTGCGATTGGGGAACATGCACCATGGTGAAGCAGAGGGAATACTTGTCGCTGTTGCAAAGGAATCCCGATTGCAGTATAAGGGAGAGAAAGGCATTATCTCCCGTTAGCTTAAGACCGAACTCTTTTACGATGGCGGAATGATGTATGTCGAATGGATAAAACCAATTGTGCACTTGTTTGAAGAACGGATAATTTTTAAGTTGCGCAAATGTACTCATATATACATCGGCGCCTTCCAATAGCAGCTCGTTCATCTCACGAATTTTGTTTTCTAAACCGGAGTTCTCAAAAGCCTTTTCCCAATCCGGATTAAAGTCATTCTCTTCCGGATTATCCTCAAAACCGAACTTCAGATTGCGCATGATATTCACATTTTTTATCATTTCTGGGATAATCTCTTCGCGCATCTTCTTGTCAATTTTTTCTGTCTCCTGACTGCGGAGCAGTTCGATATAAATGCGATTCATTTGTTTGCCGAAGCTACCGTCTTCGTTCAGCAATGATAGGCGAGACATCAGGTCGGGATAGAGGAGCAAGCGGGAATGATGACAATGGAGCGTAAGGGCTATCCCTACCAATGCGCGCTGGTTTAGGTGCACATCGGTATGTGTCATGGCATCCAGCAACCATGACAACTTACGCATGTCGAAGCACTCCATCAAGCTAAGCGTTACTGCACTGGTAAACAGACATAGGGCATTGACCGGCAGTAGCTCCGAGGTCAGCATGCCTTGGGCTTGTTCTGCCTCTTCTGCCGACCAATGACTGTTACTCCATGTGGAAAGAAAGAGGGTCTGACTCGCTTCTTCATATCGTTTCAATACGGCATCCATCCCTTGGCTGTCGGCCATCAATAGGTAAACGGACAATTCGTCAGGAAAAGACTCCAGCACTTTCGTAAGGGCGGCAATGTCATATTCGTTCGGGAGCTTGTTTCGGCTGTTGCGCAACGAGTGATAATAATGATCGGATACCTTGTCCAGCAACATCAGGCGTGCCTGATCGGCAATCTCCCATGTTTCGGATAACAAACCACGATATAGTTGTGGACGTGCAGGGTCATTCACTCCTTGACGCATATACCGAAGCATATATTGGTAGGATGTTTGCGCTTGCTCCAAGCGACTGTGTGGCGAACGGTTATCTACATCCCATAGAAAAGCTTCCAATTGAGATTGTGCTTCTTTCAACCTTTTCTGTTCTAACAGGGCTATGATGTGTTGATACTGTTCTTGTATGGATTGCTCGTTCATATACGGTGATCTTTAAATATACATATATGATGCAAAGCTACAAAAAGAATACCAAAAAGATTGTGCCTGTTTATTCTTTTTCGGTTGCATCTAAAGGGGCTCTGTCGGTGTTGAACAGTTAGAATCTTACTTGCACTTGTGTTTGTAACAGATTATAGCTTTCTCTTTTATGCGGATGACAATATATATACTGAACTTGCAAGCGGCATTTCGGGTAGAACCACCATTGGATACCTGTCATGTAATTGGTCTGTTTGCTGTCAAGTGTCTTGTTTTTGTTGAAATAATCGTAGGACACTACAATGTCTGTTTTGGGGAGCACATGGATAGATGCCGTTGCATAATATCCGCCGCTTCTCACTTTTTCATCTTTTCCGGCAAGGTATTCTGTGCGTAAGCTTACCGGCTTGGTAGTGACAACGGCACCAACCGCCCAGCGGTTGCGAGTATAGTTTTCGCCCACCTTGATGTCCGGAACATCGGGAGAAACAGCTATGGCGCATCCCTTTCCTTTGATAAACGAGCCTCCTACCGACAGCCAGTTCAAAGGATGTAGCATCAGGCTTCCGACAATGTCTTTTTGATTGTTTTTATCTTTCAGGTTGATGCCTTGCCCGTTCATGACAGCAAACTTATAGTTGATGAGTTTATTCAATAGGTCTCCATAGATAAGTAGTCCCGCATCACGCCCAGTAGTAGCACCGTACAATGGATCGCTGCCGTTTGTACCCGCCAAATAGGCCACTGCCTGCGCATTGCTGTTTATCTGTTCCACAATGCACGAGGATAGCGGATTCTCAATGGAATAAGGTGTCTTGAACTGGCCGAGGCGTACATTGAACTGTGGCAGAAAATGGTACTCGGTATAGGCTTCCAGTATTTTGCCGGTACTCCCGAAGCTGTACATGAAGAAAGCCGACCACTTGTCGGTAATTTTGCCGTTTGTGAGAAGAATTGCTCTTTTTATGCCGAAAGAATTTTCTTTATTGGGAGTTTTATCGGTATAAGTGTATCCCACTTGGGCGTATCCCGAGAGCGTGATACGTTCTTTAAAGGTGTTTATTGCTTTGTTTAAGTTGGTTTCCTGTGCTGCGGTAATCGGAGTGAAGAAAATAACACTGCATGATAGTAAGTATCGCCTAATGTGTGTAAACATCTGATTAAGAGTAGAAAATATCTCGGAAGGTAGAAGGGTTAGTATTATAATAGTAAGCACGGATTTTGTGGAAATTACAAGGCTCTTGACCCCGCGTGAATACCATGCCATCCGTGCCTAAGAGAAAAAACTACGAGTATGTTTCTAAGTACTCTCTTGTTGTTTTATCTATTTATTTCTTATTCGTTGATAGCGGCAATGCCCGGAAGGATTTTTCCTTCAATGGCTTCGAGCAATGCACCGCCACCTGTAGATACATAAGAAACACTGCTTGCCAAACCGAACTTATTGACGCAAGCAACGGAGTCACCACCACCTACAAGTGAGAAAGCTCCATTCTTGGTAGCTTCTACAATGGCTTCACCTACGGCACGTGAGCCATGAGTGAAGTTGTCGAATTCAAACACTCCTGTCGGACCATTCCAAAGGATGGTTTTGGAGTTTTTGATAACGTTGGCAAAGATTTCTTCTGTCTTGGGACCAATGTCCAGCCCTTCCCATCCATCGGGAATTTCGTTAACCGGACAGAACTTGGTGTTGGCTTCGTTAGAGAAAGAATCGGCAATCTTGGCATCAACTGCCAATACGAGGTTAACTCCTTTTTCTTTGGCTTTCTTTATCAGGTCAAGAGCAAGTTCCAACTTATCGTCTTCACAAATGGAAATACCAATCTTGCCACCCAAGGCTTTTGTGAAGGTATAGGTCATGCCACCGGCGATAATCAGGTTATCTACTTTGTTCAGCAGGTTCTCGATGATTTCAATCTTGGAAGAAACTTTGGAACCACCCATGATGGCTGTAAAAGGCCGGTGAATGTCGTTCAGAACTTTGTCTACTGCTTTTACTTCTTTCTCCATCAGGTAACCGAACATCTTATTGTCCTTGTCGAAGTATTTAGCAATCAATGCCGTAGAAGCATGTGCGCGATGAGCTGTTCCAAAAGCGTCGTTTACATAGCAGTCTGCATAAGAAGCAAGTTTTTTGGTAAATTCTTTTTGACTTTCTTTGACAGCAGCTTTGGCTGCTTTCTTTTCTTCATCCGTTGCGTCTTCAGCCAAACCGCGGGGTTTACCTTCTTCTTCTGCATAGAAGCGGAGGTTTTCGAGCAACAATACTTCGCCCGGTTGCAGAGCGGCAGCTTTAACGGCAGCCTCTTCATCCATGCAGTCGTTGGCAAACTGTACCTCACTCCCCAATAGCTCTTCAAGGTGCTTCAGGATATGCTTCAAAGAGAATTTATCGGTCACACCTTTGGGGCGACCGAGGTGAGAACCGATTATTACACTGCCGCCGTCAGCCAAAATCTTCTTCAATGTGGGAAGGGCGGCACGCATACGGGTGTCATCTGTAATGTTGAAATTTTCGTCTAAAGGAACATTGAAGTCCACACGAACGAATGCCTTTTTTCCGGCAAAGTTAAATTGATCAATTGTCATAATACTCTATGTTTTATTAAAAATGTTACAGGTTTTGTTTAGAGAGCACAAAGATAATGTTTATTTCTTTTTTTTGCTATTAAACCGTAATTTATTATTAGCCTTTGCTATCCTCATGGTTCACTTTGTTTTTTCGTACATAATACTTGCACATCAGTTGCAAACCGCAGTTGTCACATTGAGGAGTACGTGCCTGACATACATATCGTCCGTGTAGAATAAGCCAATGGTGTGCTGTTGCAATGTATGCCTCGGGAATATGTGCCACCAGCTCTTTCTCTACGCTGAACGGGGTTGTGCATTTATCAGACACCAATCCTAGGCGGTGACTGACGCGAAAGACGTGTGTGTCTACAGCCATGGCTGCCTTATTGAAGGCAACGGATTGGATTACATTTGCCGTTTTTCGTCCCACACCGGGCAGTTTGATGAGTTCTTCCAATGTATCGGGAACTTTGCCTTGGAAGTCTTTTATCAACATGCGAGCCATGCCTACAAGATGTTTGGCTTTGTTGTTTGGATAAGATACGCTGCGAATGTATTCGAACACGACTTCGGGAGTTGTGACAGCCAATGCTTCGGGAGTGGGAAAATCGCGATAGATGGCAGGGGTAACCATATTTACTCGTTTGTCCGTGCATTGTGCCGATAGAATGACGGCTATCAGCAATTCGAACGGATTGTCGTAATGCAACTCGGTTTCGGCTATGGGGCGATTTTCTTTGAACCATGCAATGATTTTCTCGTAACGTTCTTTCTTTCTCATCTCAATTTATTTTTATGATAATGCGGTGCGACTTTCAAGTTGAAGTAGAGAGTGGAGACAACCGTCAGGCAGGCACCGAATAAATAAGCCTTGTCGAAAGTGCTGATTTCGGCGATATAGCCACCGACTAGCATGCCGATACCGATGCCCACGTCCCAAGACGTGAGGTATGTAGAGGTGGCTGTGCCCCGTTTGTTATTGGGAGCCAGATTGACGAACAGTGTATTATATGCTGGAAACATAATGCCGAAACCTGTTCCCAGCAGCAAGGCAATGAGGAAGAATATCACAGTGCAGAGTGCGCTGTTCCATCGAATGATAGAGGCGCAAGCTGAAAGCAGGAAGAAACTGATCACAACAAGGTATAATCCAATAGAAATGATTTGCGTGATTTTTCCCTTATCGACCAGTCGACCGGAAAAAAGTCGTGACACAGCCATGCCTAATGCCATAAAAGTAAAGAAGAATCCGGTAGAAGCTTGAATATCTATCTGCCTGGCATACATGGCTACGTAGTTCGTAGTCATGCCATAAGGAATGGAGAGTAGCAGCAGATTGAATCCGGCCGGAAGTCCTTTCAGCAGAATGAAGCGATCAAGAGAAATGGGTTCCCGCTTCACGAGTGGCTTATAGGTAGTCTTTACGGCAAATGCGCATAACAATCCAATCAGGCATGAGCCTAAAGAACAACAAAAGATTGTGGGATAAGAAACTTCTGCATCATGAAGAAAAAGTCCCGTCATGGGACCTATGGACATGGCTATGTTATTTGCAAGCCCGTAATATCCCAACCCTTCTCCGCGTCGCGATGAAGGCATGATGTCAATGACAATTGTATTGCCACCCACTGTTACCATGCCGAATGATACTCCATGGATAATGCGGAGTAGAATGAAAAGTGTCAGCGTTCCGGCAACAACGTATCCTCCGAACATGGCTGTAAAGATGAAATAGGCCAGTAGATAGAGTGGCTTACGAGCGAAAGAGTCAAGCAGATAGCCGGAAAAAGGACGGATGCATAATGCCGCAATGGTGTAGCAGGAAAGTACCATCCCGATGGTTGCTTTATCTGCTTGGAATACCTCCGACAGATAAAAAGGCAATACAGGCATCAGCAACCAAAAACCAAAGAATAGCAGGAAGTTGGCAGCGAGAATAAAGCAATAGCCGGGTGTGACAAGTCTGTCTTTCATTATGCGTAAGATTTTTAGGCATGGATTGCACAATTCTCACGGTTTACACTTTGAGTTATCCGTGTTTTCCATGTAATCCATGCCTAATTATGCGGATGGCAGCCCCTTTCCTCCGGGCTGCATTACCTTACATTGCTATTTGTAAGACTTAATAAGCCGATTCGAATTCTTTCAAGAAGCGGGTGTCGTTCTCAGAGAAGAGACGTAGGTCGTTGACGCGATACTTTAGGTTGGTGATACGCTCTATACCCATTCCCAAGGCATACCCGCTATATACTTTACTGTTTATACCGTTCAGTTCCAATACATTCGGATCTACCATTCCGCATCCTAATATCTCCACCCAACCTGTTCCTTTACAGAAAGGGCATCCTTTACCGCCACAGATGTTGCAGCTGATGTCCATCTCTGCACTGGGTTCGGTGAACGGGAAGTAGGAAGGGCGTAAGCGAATCTTGGTATCACTTCCGAACATCTCTTGCGCAAAAAGCAATAGCACTTGTCGCAAGTCGGTGAAAGATACGTTTTTGTCTACATACAATGCTTCTACTTGATGAAAGAAAGCGTGTGCACGATAGCTGATAGCTTCGTTGCGGTAAACGCGTCCCGGACAAAGTACGCGGATGGGTGGTTGGGTGGTGTCCATTACGCGGCTTTGTACGCTGGAAGTATGTGTACGCAGGATGACATTATTTGACACATTATTGGTATTGTTCGCAATGAAAAATGTGTCTTGCATGTCACGTGCCGGATGATCTTCTGCAAAATTCATGGAAGAAAATACGTGCCAGTCGTCTTCTATCTCCGGGCCATCGGCAATGTTGAACCCCATCCGGGCAAATATGTCGATGATCTCATTCTTTACGATTGTCAGTGGATGGCGTGTGCCTAATTTTACGGGATAGGCAGAGCGGGTCAGATCTAAGCCGTCGTAGTCGGTATCTTGGCCTTCAAATTGTTCTTTCAATGCGGTAATCTTCTCCAGTGCCTTGTCTTTAAGCTCATTCAGTCGCATACCCACCTCTTTTTTCTGTTCGGCAGCTACGTGACGGAAGTCAGCCATCAGTTCGTTGATAGCACCTTTTTTGCTGAGGTATTTGAGACGCAGTAATTCCAGCTCTTCGGCATTGGTCGCCTTCAGAGTTTCTACTTCTTGTAGTAACTGATTGATTTTCGCTATCATATTGTCGTTGTTTTTTTAATCCAAAGTTGAAAACGATGCAAAGATACAATTTTCTTTAAGACATCGTCCCCATAAGAGGTTCTTAATTTTTTTTCGTTCTTTGTTTGGGTAGATTCCAATAGCAAATGCAAATTTATATGAGTAAGTTGTAAAACTCTTGTTTTTGTGTAGAGATTTTTTTCTTGGTCTTGCATTTATTTTCATCTGAATAGTTACTGTGCATATCGGCATGGTTAAGATTTGTTATACTTTCCGATTCGTGCTGATTTTCTTTTGATAAAAGCATTAATTTCGCCTCCTGCTCTTGTAGCGGTGGCATGTCCAGGCTTGGTGAGCGGCTTGTGAGACAGACGGCATCGGGTGGACATGTTAAGAATAGACGAGTGTCTGAATATAAAAAAAGTTATAACCGGAAGATGAAAATAAAATCTTTTTTGTGTATGCTTCTCCTGTCGTTATTGGCCGGAGGTATATTTGCACAAGTTCAAACAGGCTCTGTGCATCCCAAACGTGAATTTCGTGCCGCATGGATACAAGCGGTGAATGGACAGTTTCGCAGTGTCCCCACAGCCAAACTGAAGCAGATGCTGATAAGCCAGTTGAACTCCCTGAGGGGGGCAGGCATCAATGCCATTATCTTTCAGGTGCGTCCCGAAGCGGATGCGCTGTATGCCTCCCAGCTGGAACCATGGAGCCGCTTCCTCACCGGGGTACAAGGCAAAGCTCCCGAACCGTATTGGGATCCTATGCAGTTCATGATAGAGGAGTGCCATAAACGCGGCATGGAATTTCATGCATGGATTAATCCATATCGTACCAAGACTAATTTAAAGAACGAGTTGGCTACCGGTCATGTATATAATATCCACCCGGAGTGGTTCGTGACTTACGGCGACCAATTGTTTTTTGATCCGGCATTGCCCGAAAGCCGCCGGCATATCTGTATGGTAGTGAGCGATATCGTGTCTCGTTACGATGTGGATGCCATCCACATGGACGATTATTTCTATCCTTATCCCATCAAAGGGAAGGACTTTCCGGATGATACCAGTTTTGCTCGCTACGGAGGAGGGTTCAATGATAGGGGAGATTGGCGCCGGAGTAATGTGAATATCCTGATTAAGAAACTGCACGAAACCATCCGTGGGATAAAGCCGTGGGTGAAGTTCGGTGTTTCTCCGTTCGGTATTTACCGAAACGAGAGCAACGACCCACTGGGTAGCAAAACCAAAGGGTTGCAGAACTATGACGACCTTTATGCCGACGTTTTGCTGTGGGCACGGGAGGGATGGATAGACTATAACATTCCGCAGCTTTATTGGCAGATAGGACATCCGGTTGCCGATTACGAGACATTGGTGAAGTGGTGGGCAAAGAATACGGAGAACCGTCCTCTTTTCATCGGCCAGTCTGTGATGAATACGGTGCAGCATGCCGACCCGAATAACCCGTCGGTGAATCAGCTTCCGCGCAAGATGGCTTGGCAACGGGCTTACCAGACCATCGGAGGCAGTTGCCAATGGCCTGCGAGTGCAGTGGTGGAGAATGCGGGCAACTATCGCGATGCCTTGATGGCCGAATACCATAAATATCCGGCCTTGCCTCCCGTTTTTGAATTCATGGACAATGAAGCCCCGGCCAAGGTGCGCAAAGTGAAACCGGTGTGGACGGCAGACGGTTATGTGCTCTTCTGGACTGCACCCAAATACAGGGAGGAGATGGATCGTGCCGTGCAATATGTGGTCTATCGTTTCAGCTCGAAGGAGAAGGTGAATATCGACGACCCTTCGCACATCGTGGCCGTGACGCGCGATAACTTCTATAAGTTGCCGTATGAGGACGGGAAAACGAAATACCGCTATGTAGTGACGGCTTTGGACCGCCTGCACAACGAGTCGAAATCCGTGGGGAAGAAAGTGAAACTGTAATCCCCGTCGGGCTAATACAATATCAGTCCGGCTATTCCGCAAGCAATTATCATCCCTATCGGGTTCAGCTTATATCTTCTTGTACCGATGAATGCAACAAGGAAGATGATGCAACTGACGGCGAAAGAATAGCTGTCTTCCGTGGGCGAGCCGAAATTTTCCGTATTCATCAGCACCAATGCGGCGGAAGCCAGCAGTCCTACTACCGCAGGGCGTAGGCCGCCGAACACGGCTTCTACCGCCGGGTGTTTTTGATATTTCAGGAAAAACCTGCTGATGGTTAGCATCAAAATAAACGAGGGGAGCGTAACGGCAAAAGTAGCCACTATTGAGCCCCATACACTGCCTGTGGCGGTAAACCCTACATAAGTTGCCGAATTGATACCTATGGGGCCGGGAGTCATCTGACTGATGGCTACGATGTCCGTAAATTCTTGAGGGGAGAGCCATCCGTAACGGGTGACAACCTCGGCTTGTATCATTGACAGCATGGCATATCCGCCTCCGAAACCGAAGAGCCCTATTTTGAAGAAGGTGTAGAATAGTTGTAAAAGCAGCATGATTAGTGGTTAGCGGTTAGTGATTAGTGGGGGTGCTTTGCAGTCTTCCGTACAGGTAGCCTCCTATGCCTGCCGCAATGATTATCCAGACGGGTGAGAAATTCAACTGCCAGATGAGCAGTGCCGAAACCACCGGTATCCAGATGTTGTAGCGGTTTATCTTGGCCGACTTTCCCATACTGAAAGTGGGCGCGGCTATCAGAGCCACCACGGCCGGGCGGATGCCCTTGAAGATGCGTTCCACAACGGTGTTGTCCTTAAAGCTGTGGAAGAATAGCGCAATGGCCAGAATGATGAGGAACGAAGGGAGTATGGTGCCCAAAGCCGTGACGAGGCTGCCGCGTATTCCCCGCAATCTGTAGCCTATAAATATGGATATGTTCACAGCAAGAACACCCGGAGCCGACTGTGCTATGGCAAGCAGATCGATAAAGTCTTCTTTGGCCACCCAGTTTCGTTTGTTTACAATCTCGTTTTCGATCAACGGCACCATGGCATATCCGCCCCCGATGGTGAAAGCTCCTATCTTGAAGAAGATGGAGAATGCTTCGACATATATGTTCATTCTTGTTACGTGGTTTTGGCATATTGACTCGGACTCATGTTGAAGTGCTTCTTAAATACTTCGCGGAAGTATTTAGCGTCGCTGAATCCTGTTTTTTCCGATATCTCTGTGATGCTGTATCGTTGCTCCTTCAGGAGTTGGGCGGCATGGCTCAACCGGATCAACCGGATGTAGTCGGCCGGAGCTTGGTCTGTCAGGGCTTTTATCTTATTGTAGAAGCTGGTCCGGCTCATGTTCATCAGATTGCAAAGCACATCTACGTTGAAGTTGGATTGCTCCATATTCGCTTCCACTTCTTTTTTCACGGTGGCAACGAATTTCCAGTCCAGGTCTGTGGAGCAATTGATGCAATCTGTGCCATTCTTGTCTTCGCTCAGTTCCA
Protein-coding regions in this window:
- the nth gene encoding endonuclease III, yielding MRKKERYEKIIAWFKENRPIAETELHYDNPFELLIAVILSAQCTDKRVNMVTPAIYRDFPTPEALAVTTPEVVFEYIRSVSYPNNKAKHLVGMARMLIKDFQGKVPDTLEELIKLPGVGRKTANVIQSVAFNKAAMAVDTHVFRVSHRLGLVSDKCTTPFSVEKELVAHIPEAYIATAHHWLILHGRYVCQARTPQCDNCGLQLMCKYYVRKNKVNHEDSKG
- a CDS encoding tetratricopeptide repeat protein, giving the protein MNEQSIQEQYQHIIALLEQKRLKEAQSQLEAFLWDVDNRSPHSRLEQAQTSYQYMLRYMRQGVNDPARPQLYRGLLSETWEIADQARLMLLDKVSDHYYHSLRNSRNKLPNEYDIAALTKVLESFPDELSVYLLMADSQGMDAVLKRYEEASQTLFLSTWSNSHWSAEEAEQAQGMLTSELLPVNALCLFTSAVTLSLMECFDMRKLSWLLDAMTHTDVHLNQRALVGIALTLHCHHSRLLLYPDLMSRLSLLNEDGSFGKQMNRIYIELLRSQETEKIDKKMREEIIPEMIKNVNIMRNLKFGFEDNPEENDFNPDWEKAFENSGLENKIREMNELLLEGADVYMSTFAQLKNYPFFKQVHNWFYPFDIHHSAIVKEFGLKLTGDNAFLSLILQSGFLCNSDKYSLCFTMVHVPQSQRRTMFNQITSQDLNELMDESQSSTMQQYAQRPDVISNQYIHDLYRFFKLNHRRHEFRDIFKEEIALHRIPELQAILHKPELLTAVAEYHFFQEHPAKALDVYQSLINMNRANADIFQKTGYCLQKEKRYKEAVNAYLKADILKPEHIWTIRHLATCYRQMKDFATALKYYKKAESIQPENHNILFYVGSCLAELERYEEALQYFFKLDFIENDNIKTWRAIGWCSFICNKDEQAIKYYEKVLSSRPIAIDHLNAGHVAWKQGNTEKAAELYSKAAMESNSREAFLEMFNRDRNILLKKGIAEEDIPLMLDMI
- a CDS encoding Maf-like protein, whose product is MFDNLKKYKIILASNSPRRKELLSGLGVEYEVRTLPDVDESYPETLKGAAIPLYISEEKADAYRGMMQPNELMITADTIVWLDEKVLGKPRNRKDAMQMLRAMSGRSHEVFTGVCLTTTEWQRSFTAATEVRFSNLSEEEIVYYVDKYQPMDKAGAYGVQEWIGFIGVEYISGSYYNIMGLPVQKLYRELLKI
- a CDS encoding MFS transporter; translation: MKDRLVTPGYCFILAANFLLFFGFWLLMPVLPFYLSEVFQADKATIGMVLSCYTIAALCIRPFSGYLLDSFARKPLYLLAYFIFTAMFGGYVVAGTLTLFILLRIIHGVSFGMVTVGGNTIVIDIMPSSRRGEGLGYYGLANNIAMSIGPMTGLFLHDAEVSYPTIFCCSLGSCLIGLLCAFAVKTTYKPLVKREPISLDRFILLKGLPAGFNLLLLSIPYGMTTNYVAMYARQIDIQASTGFFFTFMALGMAVSRLFSGRLVDKGKITQIISIGLYLVVISFFLLSACASIIRWNSALCTVIFFLIALLLGTGFGIMFPAYNTLFVNLAPNNKRGTATSTYLTSWDVGIGIGMLVGGYIAEISTFDKAYLFGACLTVVSTLYFNLKVAPHYHKNKLR
- a CDS encoding porin; the protein is MFTHIRRYLLSCSVIFFTPITAAQETNLNKAINTFKERITLSGYAQVGYTYTDKTPNKENSFGIKRAILLTNGKITDKWSAFFMYSFGSTGKILEAYTEYHFLPQFNVRLGQFKTPYSIENPLSSCIVEQINSNAQAVAYLAGTNGSDPLYGATTGRDAGLLIYGDLLNKLINYKFAVMNGQGINLKDKNNQKDIVGSLMLHPLNWLSVGGSFIKGKGCAIAVSPDVPDIKVGENYTRNRWAVGAVVTTKPVSLRTEYLAGKDEKVRSGGYYATASIHVLPKTDIVVSYDYFNKNKTLDSKQTNYMTGIQWWFYPKCRLQVQYIYCHPHKRESYNLLQTQVQVRF
- the pheS gene encoding phenylalanine--tRNA ligase subunit alpha, producing the protein MIAKINQLLQEVETLKATNAEELELLRLKYLSKKGAINELMADFRHVAAEQKKEVGMRLNELKDKALEKITALKEQFEGQDTDYDGLDLTRSAYPVKLGTRHPLTIVKNEIIDIFARMGFNIADGPEIEDDWHVFSSMNFAEDHPARDMQDTFFIANNTNNVSNNVILRTHTSSVQSRVMDTTQPPIRVLCPGRVYRNEAISYRAHAFFHQVEALYVDKNVSFTDLRQVLLLFAQEMFGSDTKIRLRPSYFPFTEPSAEMDISCNICGGKGCPFCKGTGWVEILGCGMVDPNVLELNGINSKVYSGYALGMGIERITNLKYRVNDLRLFSENDTRFLKEFESAY
- a CDS encoding KdsC family phosphatase → MSTINYDLKKIKAMIFDVDGVLSANVIPMSAEGEPLRTVNIKDGYSLHMAAKQGVLLGIITGGRMEAVRKRFMALGFAEENIYIGSSVKIHDYRDFRSRHGLHDEEILYVGDDIPDLEVMRECGLPCCPKDAAPEIKAAARYISHAEGGYGCGRDIVEQVLKVKGLWLADKQAFGW
- a CDS encoding phosphoglycerate kinase, giving the protein MMTIDQFNFAGKKAFVRVDFNVPLDENFNITDDTRMRAALPTLKKILADGGSVIIGSHLGRPKGVTDKFSLKHILKHLEELLGSEVQFANDCMDEEAAVKAAALQPGEVLLLENLRFYAEEEGKPRGLAEDATDEEKKAAKAAVKESQKEFTKKLASYADCYVNDAFGTAHRAHASTALIAKYFDKDNKMFGYLMEKEVKAVDKVLNDIHRPFTAIMGGSKVSSKIEIIENLLNKVDNLIIAGGMTYTFTKALGGKIGISICEDDKLELALDLIKKAKEKGVNLVLAVDAKIADSFSNEANTKFCPVNEIPDGWEGLDIGPKTEEIFANVIKNSKTILWNGPTGVFEFDNFTHGSRAVGEAIVEATKNGAFSLVGGGDSVACVNKFGLASSVSYVSTGGGALLEAIEGKILPGIAAINE